Proteins found in one Fulvitalea axinellae genomic segment:
- a CDS encoding porin family protein, with the protein MKKLFFLSLLMLTVFSAQAQDYYGFGVKGGLNLSNLRGADGKMLPGFVGGIYFEYPLAEGFSVLSETVYSAQGAKADKENLPDLKLNYINWPILAKVALTEGLHLEAGPQMGFLVGGSGGRFKRSDYKTFDLAGSVGLSLDISHNVNIGARYNHGFLKVNKVGDELKNKNFQIALSISFW; encoded by the coding sequence ATGAAGAAATTATTTTTCCTCTCGCTTTTGATGCTTACTGTGTTTTCCGCTCAGGCCCAAGACTATTACGGTTTCGGGGTAAAGGGTGGGCTGAACCTCTCGAACCTACGCGGAGCCGACGGAAAGATGCTTCCGGGCTTTGTGGGCGGTATATACTTCGAATATCCGCTGGCCGAGGGTTTCTCGGTACTATCTGAGACTGTGTATTCGGCGCAGGGAGCCAAAGCTGATAAAGAAAACCTTCCTGATCTGAAGCTAAACTATATCAATTGGCCTATTCTGGCGAAGGTAGCACTTACCGAAGGACTGCACCTGGAAGCTGGCCCGCAGATGGGTTTTTTGGTGGGCGGAAGTGGCGGAAGATTTAAGCGTTCCGACTACAAGACTTTCGATTTGGCCGGTTCCGTGGGGCTGAGTCTGGATATTTCCCACAATGTGAATATCGGCGCACGCTATAATCACGGTTTCCTGAAAGTAAACAAAGTGGGTGACGAGCTGAAGAATAAAAACTTTCAGATCGCCCTGTCTATCAGCTTCTGGTAA